A region of the Theileria equi strain WA chromosome 4 map unlocalized gcontig_1105316255039, whole genome shotgun sequence genome:
GCATACTACATCCTTAATTTGATAACCAGGATTCTTATCTCTCAAGATAACACCCAAAGTTAACGTATTCGCATTTACTTCGTTGTTCTTTGATAACTTAACTACGCATAATAATATCTCTGTCCTAGTAACTATGAACAAAGCATTTCCTGTGTATGTTGTACACAAATAGTTTGCCCATAGATTTCTCGTGTCCATCGTAGAGTTATAAGCAAAATTGAAGTTCCCTGTACCCCTTTCTAGCTCAAAATCTTTTACATAGACACTTTTTATAGCACATAGTTTTGAAGGAAGTTTATATTGCCAAACTTTGGTCGAATCGCAAGATAATTTGTGAAACGACAACACGTGATAAACCTTGTTAGAAATTGTCACCTCTTcatatttataaacaaggGAGAGATCTTCAAGTATATTTGTTATACAATTTGTACCTATAATAGCATCGGGAAGTTGTTTGCCATTATGAAGTGGGCAAAGAACATCACTATTGGGTATTTGATTCAAATTTGCTATTGGATTAGTAACAGTATTAGAAAGCGGTGCCCCCAATTTTACACTTTCCGCTTGGTTATTAACGCTCAACCCAAAATTATTGGACCCATGCAAAGTTTTTTCCCATGGAACAACGGTATTTGATTGATGTGTAGTATTCGTATTTCCTGAGACTCTGGTTAAAAATCCGTGTCCTAAAGTAGTTTTATTCGCCTGTTGTTCCGCTCCTGAGGTTGCAGGAGAATAGTTCTGAGTCTGTAGAGTTCTTTGTGCCAAAGTTGGAGTTTGTGAAGGAAACACACCAATGGGACAATTGCATTTGTTAGTTTCCTTTGAAAGAAGTAACCTATTACGCACATATACAGGTTGGCGTGTTATTTCAATGATAGGACTATTGCTGATATAGCCAAGCTTTGCAAGATACGCGGCATTGTAAAGTTCATACTCAGATCTATTCCAACGTGCGTTATAGTTAAGTGctccattttttatcaaGAATTCTGGATTCAATATCATAAAAGAGAGTCTATTTAGAGTATCAGAACTCGTTAGTACGGGTGGTTTTTTGTCAGAGCATAGCCATTCTTTACAGGTTTCAAACTGGAAAGCCTTAATGTCTTCTACTAATTCTGAACCCTTTGTACCACCTCTTATGTATTTTTCCGTGTTACCAGAGAGAGGTTTTGTCGCTGAGTCGCGAAAGATGAGTTTTAGTGCATCCAGCTGCGATTTATTGGAGGATTTGGGAGTATTTTCCGGTAAATTGGATCCTTCCCTGGGGTCAATAAGTCTACGTTTAATATCTCTTTCATTTAATGTAGGAAATGGCTCGAAATTGAGGGAATTGCTGTTAGAACCGTCCCATTTAAAAAGAAACTCTTCAACGTTGCGTTTTTCCTTATCATTatccatttataaaaaatatcgcaaatgtgtaagaatACTTATGCTTGTTTTAAAGTTTTAATGGGTAAATATGAGCTTTTTACCTCAAAATAAAGCACAACAAATTTTGATGGTGTAAAGTCCATCCCTCTTCTCACTTTCAACCTTAGCTACTTGTTCACATCATCACTAATTAGACCGAGGTATCAGGTTAGTTCTTTGTATTCCAGCAGGATTATATTGTAAGTCTCCATTTTACAAGTTTAAACTCTTCAGCGGCAAAAACGACACTCAACTCCCCTTACGCGTCAATCCCCTCTACTCCTCCGTTTAGTTATAACTAAAGTATCAACCGTTTGTGTGTCCTGGAATGGAGATTCCGGTTGCATCATAACATCGTGCGTTGTTAGAATATATAATTCCACGGAAAATGCTGTAAACTCTCACATACATATTGCTTTATTAGTTTTTCTATAATTCTATCTATTTGATTCTTAATGAGTCGATATTGAGGCTGTTTGCCGGTAATGTGTAGCTCTCCAAGTTGAAGAGGGAAGTATTTGCGCAATTTCCTCAAAATGGAGCTTATACGCATTAAACCTAGGAAGATTATCAAAATACAAGTGGAAAATGGTACGCAAATTCCTGGCTTTAGTCTTTTTTATACGTGATACCAATGTTTCACAAATATTTCCTTCAGATCGGCGTCCTGAAGATTCTGAACATTTTTCCAGGGATTTTTACAATTTCAAGGAATACATACGAGCTGTGTTGCTAGATGGAGATACCCTAAGGTTCAACAAACTGCTTCTGCAAGAGGTTTGTCTACTCATGAATGATTCACATTCCGCCTAGTTTGTGCAAGAATTAGTAGATTATAACAAAACTGAATCTCTGGTCAATGAACTGGAAAGTATCATGAAAGATTCTATCGAAAAACTGCTCATGTTTGTAGCTATTATAGTAATTTGTGCGCTACAGGAAAATAAACGATAGACCATTTGATTCTGAAAAAAAAGATTTGATTGATATGGTATTGAAATCAGCGAATACGACCGAAATTGACAACATTCCCCCAAAATATTGGCTGTATAGTAAATTTGAGTTCTTTTGGTGTAAAATAAGATTGGCATTGGTACGTTAAACACCgtaaaaacaaaatgttTAGAGTGAAATCATACAAATTTGTGAACCCCTTGAAAATGAAGTCTTTAAGACCAGCTCTGGATATGCATTATTGTTAGTTTTGTGTAGACAAAGTTAATATTATTAGGGACAAATCGAtatcatattttaaattaGACAAGGATGAAAGGGTGGAATTGTACGAAACATTGCAGATTGCGATCCTTGAGCAGATACATTTATATAGAACCCGAAATAAGATTAATTTTTGCCAACTACGTAACataatggagatgctcAAGTGTATAGAGGTGTGTTGTTATCTTATTCTATACTTGTATATAGCTTTATGACTCTATTGAAgcaaaaattttggaaagcACCTCAGAATATTACAAATCTCTTGTTAGCACATttcttggaaaatatactcaTCCTGAATGTTATCGTTTATTCCAAGAATTGATTTCCTTTGAGGTATTTCTATTTATTCACCCATAACTTGCTCTAGAAATCATCCACTATTCAATATCTTACTGATGATAGTGTAAAAAAGGTCATGGACGTTGTTATGCAAGAATTGTTATATACCCATGCTTCCGAGATTATGAATACAAAGACCATAAAATCTCTAATATGCGAAAAGGATATAGACTCTATAAAGTTACTTCGTTCATTATACATAAAAAGCGATTTTGAGGACTTGTTTTATAATTCTATCATGGTTTCGGCAAAGGTTTGTTATCTCTTAATACACAATCCATATAGGACATGTGCAATGATAGTATACTACTATTCTTGAAGGATAAAAATTACACTGATATAAACAACTACCATAATGAGTTTGTTTTGGAGTTGTACAACTGCCAAAGGACAATGGATACAATAATCCGTCCAATTATGATAAATTCACATGATTACAACAATAGAATCAAGGCTTTGTGGACATTGTTATTGAATGATGGAGACGATCGTGTGGAATTTATAACAATTGCATTGGCCAAACACACTGATGACATGTCTGTGAAATTAACTACGGAAAAGTTTATGCGTTGTCCAAACTCCAAGCTTGACTTCATACTGCACCTATTCAGGTTTATCGAGAACAAGTCTTACTTTGAACTCTGTTATCGCAATTTCTTATCAATGCGGCTTCTTTATGACCAATATATTACGGAAAATCATATCTCCACTATAACCAAATTTAAGGATGAATGCGGTGTAAACTATTCATCCAAGTTAGAGGACACTATTTCCTATGTGAAAGCATCAAAATCACTCCAAGCAGATTTCACAGATGAATATCTACCAAACTGTGATATGGACCGCAAAAAGGCGGAAAAAATGGTCAAAAATCTTAGGAAATACAATTTTTCTATTCTTTTATTATCAATGGACGGTTGGATTTGCAAAAAGATATTTGAAAGATCGGCCGATCCAGTAGATGAAAGCTTTATTGATCCTGAAATTGAGCAGAGAGATATGCAACGTCCTGATGTTAATGAAAGCCTTGTAGGAAATGATATGTCAattgatgatataaatgacATACAAATTCAATTTCGTGAATTTTACCTgggaaaatataaaaacaaaTCGCTAATGTTCTTACCAGAATTTGGATCGGTAACAATTTCTTGTGATTATCCTACGGTATGTGTCATATTTCTATCTAaaaaaaaatataaaggtGGATGGAAACAAGAAATATGAACTGGAACTCTCAACCTTTCAAGCTTATTGTTTACTCCTATTCAACAATAAGGATGTTGTGAATCTAAAAGAGTTTGATGACCTTATCCCAGGTATATACGCTAAAATGTCATACACTTGTTTTATAGGCTACGACGAAGTTATAATGAGAAGACATTTGGGAATTCTTGGTAAACTTCAACCCGAACCCCTCATTGTATTCTACGACAAAAGCTTAAACTTTGATACTTGTGTTTgtcaaatttataaatca
Encoded here:
- a CDS encoding conserved hypothetical protein (encoded by transcript BEWA_053180A); protein product: MELIRIKPRKIIKIQVENDRRPEDSEHFSRDFYNFKEYIRAVLLDGDTLRFNKLLLQEFVQELVDYNKTESLVNELESIMKDSIEKLLMKINDRPFDSEKKDLIDMVLKSANTTEIDNIPPKYWLYSKFEFFWCKIRLALSEIIQICEPLENEVFKTSSGYALLDKSISYFKLDKDERVELYETLQIAILEQIHLYRTRNKINFCQLRNIMEMLKCIELYDSIEAKILESTSEYYKSLVSTFLGKYTHPECYRLFQELISFEKSSTIQYLTDDSVKKVMDVVMQELLYTHASEIMNTKTIKSLICEKDIDSIKLLRSLYIKSDFEDLFYNSIMVSAKDMCNDSILLFLKDKNYTDINNYHNEFVLELYNCQRTMDTIIRPIMINSHDYNNRIKALWTLLLNDGDDRVEFITIALAKHTDDMSVKLTTEKFMRCPNSKLDFILHLFRFIENKSYFELCYRNFLSMRLLYDQYITENHISTITKFKDECGVNYSSKLEDTISYVKASKSLQADFTDEYLPNCDMDRKKAEKMVKNLRKYNFSILLLSMDGWICKKIFERSADPVDESFIDPEIEQRDMQRPDVNESLVGNDMSIDDINDIQIQFREFYLGKYKNKSLMFLPEFGSVTISCDYPTVDGNKKYELELSTFQAYCLLLFNNKDVVNLKEFDDLIPGIYAKMSYTCFIGYDEVIMRRHLGILGKLQPEPLIVFYDKSLNFDTCIKTDYFMFNKNFYSENDTLDCRCKSKELFSKDLSFSNKRGTFEDMLPFIESTIVRYLKQTIEASSTTLFKMCCKNSQYTISRDQFNKVIDSLVNREFIKFNTSNKEFVQYIP